One Spinacia oleracea cultivar Varoflay chromosome 4, BTI_SOV_V1, whole genome shotgun sequence DNA segment encodes these proteins:
- the LOC110804943 gene encoding mitochondrial outer membrane protein porin 2, giving the protein MSKGPSLFSDIGKKAREILYKDYSYDRKFSVTTQTQDGLALTSSALQKESHSVGDVAAQFKYKNAVLDVKIDTQSSIATTLTLTDLMPYLKSIASVKLPDYNSAKLELQYFHEHAALSSSVSLNKSPIFNVSATCGTPSTVIGVEAGYDTSISDFTKYNVGISMTKPDSCTSVILAEKGDLVRASYAQYLDQGRTTSVVEFTNRFSEDGNTLTVGGSYAVDDLTVIKLKHNNQGNFGALVQHEFKPKSVLTVAAEFDYDSIDTHPKLGISLALKP; this is encoded by the exons ATGAGTAAAGGACCTTCTCTCTTCTCAGACATCGGCAAAAAAGCCAGAG AAATTCTGTACAAAGATTACAGCTATGACAGGAAATTCAGTGTCACAACTCAAACTCAAGATGGACTT GCCCTTACTTCAAGTGCCCTGCAAAAGGAAAGTCATTCAGTTGGTGATGTGGCTGCACAATTCAAATACAAGAATGCAGTTCTTGATGTCAAAATTGATACACAGTCCAGT ATAGCTACAACCCTTACTTTGACTGATCTTATGCCATATCTTAAGTCAATTGCTTCAGTTAAGCTTCCTGACTACAACTCTGCAAAG CTTGAGCTTCAGTACTTCCATGAACATGCAGCACTTAGTTCATCTGTTTCCTTGAACAAGTCCCCTATTTTCAATGTTTCAGCCACCTGTGGTACTCCAAGCACTGTAATTGGTGTGGAGGCAGGTTATGATACTTCTATTTCCGATTTTACGAAGTACAATGTTGGCATTAGCATGACAAAACCAGATTCCTGTACATCTGTTATCTT AGCCGAAAAGGGTGACCTAGTCAGAGCGTCGTATGCACAGTACCTTGATCAAGGGAGAACCACTTCAGTAGTGGAGTTTACAAACAGATTTTCTGAAGATGGAAATACTTTAACTGTTGGAGGATCATATGCTGTTGATGATTTAACCGTAATCAAGCTGAAGCATAATAACCAGGGGAATTTCGGAGCACTTGTGCAACACGAGTTTAAACCCAAGTCAGTACTGACAGTGGCAGCTGAGTTTGATTACGATTCTATTGACACACATCCAAAACTCGGCATATCACTTGCACTAAAACCATGA
- the LOC110804953 gene encoding uncharacterized protein has translation MSMSTGMIRASTRITSSVSFADIPTMQEIMETSKSRNLDLKLQKVGPFFRITAKNLETNRELGRAEGVIRFWFDGKILHLDSIRLSKETLSMQRSIFGVGLFLGAVAVRHGFDSACNSAQLLAINDTDLYHSKLVRFYSRMGFKIVHEVDGSSMEDLSHMLVWGGKGTRMNADIKDLLTKWRTMFKPRVSSA, from the exons ATGAGTATGAGTACGGGCATGATTAGAGCATCAACAAGGATAACATCATCAGTAAGTTTTGCTGATATCCCAACAATGCAAGAAATAATGGAAACCTCAAAATCTAGAAATCTGGATTTAAAGCTGCAAAAAGTGGGACCCTTTTTCAGAATAACAGCAAAAAACTTGGAGACAAACAGAGAGCTAGGAAGAGCAGAAGGAGTGATAAGGTTCTGGTTTGATGGCAAAATTCTGCACTTGGATTCCATCAGATTGAGCAAAGAGACTTTGAGTATGCAGAGATCAATTTTTGGGGTTGGATTATTCCTTGGTGCTGTTGCTGTTAGACATGGTTTTGATTCTGCTTGCAACTCTGCTCAGCTTCTTGCTATCAATGATACTGATCTCTACCATtctaag CTGGTAAGGTTCTATAGTAGAATGGGATTCAAAATTGTGCATGAAGTAGATGGCTCATCAATGGAAGACCTTTCTCATATGCTAGTCTGGGGAGGTAAAGGAACAAGAATGAATGCTGATATCAAAGATCTTCTTACGAAATGGCGCACCATGTTCAAACCCAGAGTTTCAAGTGCCTAA